From Dermochelys coriacea isolate rDerCor1 chromosome 23, rDerCor1.pri.v4, whole genome shotgun sequence, one genomic window encodes:
- the CPT1C gene encoding carnitine O-palmitoyltransferase 1, brain isoform isoform X2 → MAEAHQAVAFQFTVSPEGVDLRLSHAALKQVYLAGLRSWKKKITRLRNSLVTGVFPASPTSWLVMAMAILASQASRLDPSMGLIGKIKEHLPASAYLSEPARAGLGALAFATLLWLGLVVTMRGALRALLCYHGWMDEEHGHTSLATKFWLALVKIFAGRRPMLYSYQASLPRLPVPPIRDTVQRYLESVRPLLSDPHFQRAAALARDFEHSLGPRLQWYLTLKSWWATNYVSDWWEEYVYLRGRGPLMVNSNYYAMDFLYITPTPMQAARAGNVVHALLLYRRLLNREEIKPLMIQGTLPMCSAQYERIFNTTRVPGVEADLLQHRRDSRHVAVFHAGRFFRVGLYHGGRLLGPRELQAQFQRILDDPTPPAPGEETLAALTAGPREPWARARRSYFGSGRNQESLRAVEQAAFFLTLDTTEQGLLGPEPGRALDQYAKALLHGQCHDRWFDKSFTVIIFRNGKTGLNAEHSWADAPIIGHLWEYTLATDVFQLGYSADGHCKGELDPSIPPPQKLQWEIPGECQQVIQGSLRVAQALADDVDFHTFAFEDFGKGLIKRCHASPDSFIQLALQLAHFRDKGKFCLTYEAAMTRLFREGRTETVRSCSIESCNFIRAMMDAAQSTSQRLALFRVAAAKHQTLYRRAMMGAGIDRHLFCLYVVSKYLGVDSPFLREVLSEPWGLSTSQTPIQQFELFDLKKHPDYISCGGGFGPVDDNGYGVSYIIIGEDLITFHISCKFSSPETDAHRFGANIRTALLDLRALFNLPTK, encoded by the exons ATGGCGGAAGCTCACCAGGCTGTGGCGTTCCAGTTCACGGTCTCGCCCGAGGGGGTCGACCTGCGGCTCAGCCACGCGGCCCTGAAGCAGGTCTACCTGGCCGGCCTGCGCTCCTGGAAAAAGAAAATCACCCGGCTACGG AACAGCCTGGTGACGGGCGTTTTCCCCGCCAGCCCGACCAGCTGGCTGGTCATGGCCATGGCCATCCTGGCCAGCCAGGCCTCCCGCCTCGACCCCTCCATGGGGCTCATCGGCAAGATCAAGGAGCACCTGCCCGCCAG cGCCTACCTGTCGGAGCCGGcccgggcggggctgggggctctggcctTTGCcaccctgctgtggctggggctggTGGTGACCATGCGGGGCGCCCTGCGGGCCCTGCTCTGCTACCACGGCTGGATGGACGAGGAGCACGGCCACACCTCGCTCGCCACCAAGTTCTGGCTG GCGCTGGTGAAGATCTTTGCTGGCCGTAGGCCCATGCTGTACAGCTACCAGGCGTCCCTGCCACGCCTGCCCGTGCCCCCCATCAGGGACACCGTGCAGCGG TACCTGGAGTCCGTGCGCCCCCTGCTGTCGGACCCGCACTTCCAACGCGCGGCCGCCCTGGCCCGGGACTTCGAGCACTCGCTGGGCCCCCGTCTGCAGTGGTACCTGACCCTCAAGTCCTGGTGGGCCACCAACTAC GTGAGCGACTGGTGGGAAGAATACGTTTACCTGCGGGGACGGGGCCCCCTGATGGTGAACAGCAACTACTATGCCATG gatttCCTGTACATCACACCGACCCCCATGCAGGCGGCCCGGGCGGGAAACGTGGTCCATGCCCTTCTCCTCTATCGCCGCCTGCTGAACCGCGAGGAGATCAAACCg ctGATGATCCAGGGCACCCTGCCTATGTGCTCTGCGCAGTACGAACGCATATTCAACACCACCCGTGtccctggagtggaggcag attTGCTGCAGCACCGGCGGGACAGCCGGCATGTGGCTGTCTTCCACGCCGGCCGGTTCTTCCGCGTGGGGCTGTACCACGGGGGGCGGCTGCTGGGCCCCCGCGAGCTGCAGGCCCAGTTCCAGAGGATCCTCGACGACCCCACACCCCCCGCGCCCGGCGAGGAGACCCTGGCCGCCCTGACCGCCGGGCCCCG gGAGCCGTGGGCCCGAGCCCGCCGGTCGTACTTCGGGTCGGGCCGGAACCAGGAGTCGCTCCGGGCGGTGGAACAAGCTGCCTTTTTTCTCACGCTGGACACCACCgagcaggggctgctgggccccGAGCCGGGCCGGGCGCTGGACCAGTACGCCAAGGCCCTGCTGCATGGGCAGTGCCACGACAG GTGGTTCGACAAATCCTTCACGGTGATCATCTTCCGCAACGGCAAGACAGGGCTGAACGCAGAGCACTCCTGGGCCGATGCCCCCATCATCGGCCACCTCTGGGAG tacaCGCTGGCCACGGACGTCTTCCAGCTGGGTTACAGCGCCGACGGTCACTGCAAGGGGGAGCTGGACCCCAGCATCCCCCCGCCCCAGAAGCTGCAGTGGGAGATCCCTGGGGAG tgccagcAGGTGATCCAGGGCTCCCTGCGGGTGGCCCAGGCCCTGGCCGACGACGTCGATTTCCACACGTTCGCCTTCGAGGACTTCGGCAAGGGGCTGATCAAGAGATGCCACGCCAGCCCCGACAGCTTCATCCAGCTCGCCCTGCAGCTGGCGCACTTCCGG gACAAAGGGAAGTTCTGCCTGACCTACGAGGCCGCCATGACGCGGCTTTTCCGCGAGGGGCGCACGGAGACCGTCCGCTCCTGCTCCATAGAGTCCTGCAACTTCATCCGCGCCATGATGGACGCCGCCCAGAGC ACCTCCCAGCGCCTGGCCCTGTTCCGTGTGGCAGCCGCCAAGCACCAGACCCTGTACCGCCGGGCCATGATGGGCGCGGGCATTGACCGACACCTCTTCTGCCTCTATGTGGTCTCCAAGTACCTGGGTGTGGACTCCCCCTTCCTCAGAGAG GTGCTGTCGGAGCCGTGGGGCCTCTCCACCAGTCAGACCCCCATCCAGCAGTTCGAGCTCTTCGACCTCAAGAAACATCCCGACTACATCTCCTGCGGGGGCGGCTTCGGGCCG gtgGACGATAACGGCTACGGGGTGTCATACATCATCATTGGCGAAGACCTGATCACGTTCCACATCTCCTGCAAGTTCTCCAGCCCCGAGACG GACGCTCACCGTTTTGGGGCCAACATCCGGACGGCTCTGCTCGACCTCCGGGCTCTCTTCAACCTGCCCACCAAGTAG
- the CPT1C gene encoding carnitine O-palmitoyltransferase 1, brain isoform isoform X1, translated as MAEAHQAVAFQFTVSPEGVDLRLSHAALKQVYLAGLRSWKKKITRLRNSLVTGVFPASPTSWLVMAMAILASQASRLDPSMGLIGKIKEHLPASAYLSEPARAGLGALAFATLLWLGLVVTMRGALRALLCYHGWMDEEHGHTSLATKFWLALVKIFAGRRPMLYSYQASLPRLPVPPIRDTVQRYLESVRPLLSDPHFQRAAALARDFEHSLGPRLQWYLTLKSWWATNYVSDWWEEYVYLRGRGPLMVNSNYYAMDFLYITPTPMQAARAGNVVHALLLYRRLLNREEIKPLMIQGTLPMCSAQYERIFNTTRVPGVEADLLQHRRDSRHVAVFHAGRFFRVGLYHGGRLLGPRELQAQFQRILDDPTPPAPGEETLAALTAGPREPWARARRSYFGSGRNQESLRAVEQAAFFLTLDTTEQGLLGPEPGRALDQYAKALLHGQCHDRWFDKSFTVIIFRNGKTGLNAEHSWADAPIIGHLWEYTLATDVFQLGYSADGHCKGELDPSIPPPQKLQWEIPGECQQVIQGSLRVAQALADDVDFHTFAFEDFGKGLIKRCHASPDSFIQLALQLAHFRVRPRPTASPSPTACPSPDSFTQLALQLAHFRDKGKFCLTYEAAMTRLFREGRTETVRSCSIESCNFIRAMMDAAQSTSQRLALFRVAAAKHQTLYRRAMMGAGIDRHLFCLYVVSKYLGVDSPFLREVLSEPWGLSTSQTPIQQFELFDLKKHPDYISCGGGFGPVDDNGYGVSYIIIGEDLITFHISCKFSSPETDAHRFGANIRTALLDLRALFNLPTK; from the exons ATGGCGGAAGCTCACCAGGCTGTGGCGTTCCAGTTCACGGTCTCGCCCGAGGGGGTCGACCTGCGGCTCAGCCACGCGGCCCTGAAGCAGGTCTACCTGGCCGGCCTGCGCTCCTGGAAAAAGAAAATCACCCGGCTACGG AACAGCCTGGTGACGGGCGTTTTCCCCGCCAGCCCGACCAGCTGGCTGGTCATGGCCATGGCCATCCTGGCCAGCCAGGCCTCCCGCCTCGACCCCTCCATGGGGCTCATCGGCAAGATCAAGGAGCACCTGCCCGCCAG cGCCTACCTGTCGGAGCCGGcccgggcggggctgggggctctggcctTTGCcaccctgctgtggctggggctggTGGTGACCATGCGGGGCGCCCTGCGGGCCCTGCTCTGCTACCACGGCTGGATGGACGAGGAGCACGGCCACACCTCGCTCGCCACCAAGTTCTGGCTG GCGCTGGTGAAGATCTTTGCTGGCCGTAGGCCCATGCTGTACAGCTACCAGGCGTCCCTGCCACGCCTGCCCGTGCCCCCCATCAGGGACACCGTGCAGCGG TACCTGGAGTCCGTGCGCCCCCTGCTGTCGGACCCGCACTTCCAACGCGCGGCCGCCCTGGCCCGGGACTTCGAGCACTCGCTGGGCCCCCGTCTGCAGTGGTACCTGACCCTCAAGTCCTGGTGGGCCACCAACTAC GTGAGCGACTGGTGGGAAGAATACGTTTACCTGCGGGGACGGGGCCCCCTGATGGTGAACAGCAACTACTATGCCATG gatttCCTGTACATCACACCGACCCCCATGCAGGCGGCCCGGGCGGGAAACGTGGTCCATGCCCTTCTCCTCTATCGCCGCCTGCTGAACCGCGAGGAGATCAAACCg ctGATGATCCAGGGCACCCTGCCTATGTGCTCTGCGCAGTACGAACGCATATTCAACACCACCCGTGtccctggagtggaggcag attTGCTGCAGCACCGGCGGGACAGCCGGCATGTGGCTGTCTTCCACGCCGGCCGGTTCTTCCGCGTGGGGCTGTACCACGGGGGGCGGCTGCTGGGCCCCCGCGAGCTGCAGGCCCAGTTCCAGAGGATCCTCGACGACCCCACACCCCCCGCGCCCGGCGAGGAGACCCTGGCCGCCCTGACCGCCGGGCCCCG gGAGCCGTGGGCCCGAGCCCGCCGGTCGTACTTCGGGTCGGGCCGGAACCAGGAGTCGCTCCGGGCGGTGGAACAAGCTGCCTTTTTTCTCACGCTGGACACCACCgagcaggggctgctgggccccGAGCCGGGCCGGGCGCTGGACCAGTACGCCAAGGCCCTGCTGCATGGGCAGTGCCACGACAG GTGGTTCGACAAATCCTTCACGGTGATCATCTTCCGCAACGGCAAGACAGGGCTGAACGCAGAGCACTCCTGGGCCGATGCCCCCATCATCGGCCACCTCTGGGAG tacaCGCTGGCCACGGACGTCTTCCAGCTGGGTTACAGCGCCGACGGTCACTGCAAGGGGGAGCTGGACCCCAGCATCCCCCCGCCCCAGAAGCTGCAGTGGGAGATCCCTGGGGAG tgccagcAGGTGATCCAGGGCTCCCTGCGGGTGGCCCAGGCCCTGGCCGACGACGTCGATTTCCACACGTTCGCCTTCGAGGACTTCGGCAAGGGGCTGATCAAGAGATGCCACGCCAGCCCCGACAGCTTCATCCAGCTCGCCCTGCAGCTGGCGCACTTCCGGGTACGGCCCCGCCCCacggccagccccagccccacggcctgccccagcccggacAGCTTCACCCAGCTTGCCCTGCAGCTGGCGCACTTCCGG gACAAAGGGAAGTTCTGCCTGACCTACGAGGCCGCCATGACGCGGCTTTTCCGCGAGGGGCGCACGGAGACCGTCCGCTCCTGCTCCATAGAGTCCTGCAACTTCATCCGCGCCATGATGGACGCCGCCCAGAGC ACCTCCCAGCGCCTGGCCCTGTTCCGTGTGGCAGCCGCCAAGCACCAGACCCTGTACCGCCGGGCCATGATGGGCGCGGGCATTGACCGACACCTCTTCTGCCTCTATGTGGTCTCCAAGTACCTGGGTGTGGACTCCCCCTTCCTCAGAGAG GTGCTGTCGGAGCCGTGGGGCCTCTCCACCAGTCAGACCCCCATCCAGCAGTTCGAGCTCTTCGACCTCAAGAAACATCCCGACTACATCTCCTGCGGGGGCGGCTTCGGGCCG gtgGACGATAACGGCTACGGGGTGTCATACATCATCATTGGCGAAGACCTGATCACGTTCCACATCTCCTGCAAGTTCTCCAGCCCCGAGACG GACGCTCACCGTTTTGGGGCCAACATCCGGACGGCTCTGCTCGACCTCCGGGCTCTCTTCAACCTGCCCACCAAGTAG